The following proteins are encoded in a genomic region of Herminiimonas arsenicoxydans:
- a CDS encoding conserved hypothetical protein (Evidence 4 : Homologs of previously reported genes of unknown function) produces the protein MSNLANKPSVISIRRAYEDPSENDGYRVLVDRLWPRGRSKESLKLDQWARELAPTDELRKWFGHEPQHWEVFQQRYRSELAETEKLQQMQLLLADAAGRSITLVYGAKDEQHNQAVVLRDVMSKLLLK, from the coding sequence ATGTCCAATTTAGCCAATAAACCCTCAGTGATTTCGATTCGTCGAGCATATGAAGATCCATCCGAAAATGATGGATATCGAGTGTTGGTTGACCGTCTCTGGCCTCGCGGACGTAGCAAAGAATCACTCAAACTTGATCAATGGGCGCGAGAACTGGCACCGACCGACGAATTGCGAAAATGGTTCGGACACGAGCCGCAACATTGGGAAGTTTTCCAGCAACGCTATCGAAGCGAACTTGCTGAGACAGAAAAATTGCAGCAAATGCAATTATTACTCGCAGATGCTGCCGGTCGGTCGATAACGCTCGTATACGGCGCTAAAGATGAACAACACAATCAAGCAGTAGTGTTACGCGACGTCATGTCAAAGTTACTTCTAAAATAG